GCTTTTCTTGTAAATAATTTTGTTAGGCCCTCCTATTTTGAGCATGATGATATACCATATATTCCATACCTgcattattctttctttagcttcttttttttttgtttttttttgtgtgtaatttatctttctttttcctataaTATAGACTTCCTTCCATCTGCCTGTGTGGGTGCAATAGCTAAAGTAGTTGAAGCAAAAAGGCCTCAGCTTGATCAATCATGCTTAGGAGGACATTTTCCGGCAATGCTTGAAACAACGGCTGCTGTACACCCTGGTGGTAGTGGTGGGGCTGTTGTTAATTCAGAAGGACACATGATTGCCCTTGTAACTAGGTAATTGACTTCTGGATGACTACTGATGATGCTTATAAATTgtggatatttcttttccaGTTTATGCATGTTTAAGTTGTAATTGTTCTTGAAGTTCAATATAACGATATTGTGGTTCATTGCATTCTGGAGTACTTTTATAAGTcgttaaagaaaaatatttctgtTTGATTGTATGTTAATTGTACTTACCAAAAAATGTGTGTTAATTGTATGCTTTGCATACAGGAAAAAAATATGGTGTCTAATTTAAATGATCTGATATTGGAAGATTGTTTCGCTCTCTCATTTATGTCAATATTCGGATGTCATGGTCTTTCAATAGTTGTCACCATCCATTGAAGTATTGAAATATTTCATGTTAAAACTTGGTCTTCATAGTCTTATTTTTGATGCAGTAATGCTAGACATGGTGGAGGGACAGTCATTCCACATTTGAACTTCAGCATTCCATGTGCAGCTTTAAAGCCCATCTTCAAGTTTGCTGAAGGTACTTTATTCGACTGTTCCTGATACTTCCATTCTTAGATAATAATGGACATAGCTTTTCCCAGTACGAAGAACCAAAGCAGTAACCTTTGATCCATAATGCTCTTAATAAGTTTTGCAACTTAATATTGAGAAATCTATTTGTTTCTGATAGCTTGGTAGGCACAAAATCGATGTCTAATGGTTTCTGTGTTTTTCTGGCAGATATGCAGGATCTGTCACCCTTAGAATATCTTGACAAACCAGATGAACAGCTTTCTTCTGTTTGGGCATTAACTCCACCTTTAACTTCTAAGCAAAGTCCCTCTCTGCTTCATCTACCAATGCTTCCTCGAGGAGACAGTAACGATGATGCAAAGGGTTCTAAGTTTGCAAAGTTTATAGCTGACCAGGAGGCCATGCTTAAGAGTTCAACTCAACTTGGCAAGGTTGAACACCCTTCAAATAAACTCGTGCAAAGTAAGTTATGATAGTGTACCATTAGTCTCACAAACAAGTCAGACACAGCAAGGAGGCATGACAACGCTGATGCCTCAACGACCATGACAACAAAGATTCACCAAAGACTGGAGCCACATGTATATGATAGAAGCATCATCCAAAGTTGGGATTGTATACCATGATTCTTTGTTGTTACAAATGTTGGTTGTCTGAATGTGGAACCAGGGGTGAAGAGGTAAAGACATGAGCTTATGATGAATAATTGAAATAGATAATAGCCAGACTTGTATAATAAACGTCAACTGCACgtatgatgtttgatgatttattcttcttttttttttacaaaattttgGTGGAGGTGTGTACTTGCTTTTGGTTATGAGATAGTTTTTACTTTGTTGCTACTTGGCTTTGAGGAATGCCAAAACATTGTTTACACAAGGGAGAATTCTTGCAACTTGGGATATAACCAGTGAAAACATAATTAATTGAACTAGAGACTCACAAATTCTGTTAGTTACGAAATATCATTGAGCATTTGAAATTGTTTTTACTGGAGCATGTCTATTATGGAGTGTACAAATGTTCTTTTACTCCTTTTTCATGGCAGGAGAAAACTCTCGAAGTACACAAATATAAGTAGCTACAAGcttcttttagaaaaaatgttAACTCTCttcgttcatttttatttgtcaactattaaaaatatatttttttcatttttacttatttatttagcATATGAAAAgaacaataatttatttttcatatattatcCTTAATAATAAGTACTCATTTTAAATCATCTTTCAAGTCCATTaagaatatataaattaatatgaatattatgctaagatatgtactttatttattacattcTCCATTCACTTCTACTTGttcattatttcaaaaataaattttcacttttaacatatcaagaaatgacaattttttttcctattttatcttcatcattaattacttattccctaaattatttttcaagaccTAAGATTATACATCAATTAATATAGATATTGTGGtaaattattcatattaatcattaacaagtaaaaatgaagtTAGAGTTCTAGTtaaaaaatttcttttgggttgGGAAACCACAATAAATTCATTACAAGATAaatccaatttttttatttatgttctttatatatttaaatcaaataaaCCTTAAGTAAATACGAGAGAGGTAACTTTTCAAGGGATTAATTActccatttcaaaataagtgatatattttttttaaaaaaaaataagtggtGTTCACATAATCAAGAAGAcattaataacattttttaattttatttttatttaaataaataaattttttacatAACCAAAAAAGCTATATCtttttaaagatatttattaataataaattaataaaagggTGTAACCAGACTAAAAACACAATTAATTTTGAAAGGGAGGGAGTAATGAATCTAATGATTTGGGCGAGGGATCCGCGGGCCTTACATCAATGCAACTCTTTTCCCCAAAATTTTGGAGCTAAAACCCCCAGCAGAAAGAGTATTAAACAATTGAGTTGGAGCAAGCAAGAAGAGTAGGAGATGGAGGCAAGCTCCGGTTATAAGGACTATGTAGCAGGTCTCATGGCCGGAATTGCCACTGTTATCACCGGCCACCCTTTTGATACCGTCAAGGTGCATTTCTATTTCcaatttgtaattttttttttaacattgCTCGTTGATTGCATTTGATTTGATTATCAGTAGTTGATATGTATTGGGGTGAACAAAGTATGCCATCTTTTTGAATTGTTGCTGTGCTGGAAAAGAAACGGACTTggctaaaaaataaataaattaggatAAGGTTTTCCTAAATTGAGCAAGATCCCTAAGTTGGCACTTCTCAATGCTACTTCGACGGAATATAGTTTCTCTTTTTCAATTGAAATCTGTTTACGTTATTCCTGTTTCCACTTTCTGTGTAAATTTTGGgaaattgagaattttttttaaacttttatAAGTCCAATACTCAAATCTTTGCTATGCAATATTGGTGGATGATGTTATTCTTACTTTCACTATTTGTAATCAAGTTGTTCATCCTTGAAACTGAATATgcataaatttaataaaattaggtgctttcttcttctattatattcttttttttgaataagGAATGATATTTTGCTCGGGAAAACATACTCATCTTCTGTTTTTAAAAGCTTTATAGTTGATTTTGACGTAGATCTTTGAGTAAAGCTAATGGGAGAACTCATTATTAGATGGAAAACTAGGCTATAGTTATATGGTAAAGTGCACCATAAAGTGTTTGTGGTGGATGGTAGAGTTTATTTATGCACTAAGAAGATATAGAGCTCCATCTGTCCCAAATCAAATTTCAACTACCTACATCAGTTTATCCCAAATTGGTGTCCGCTTTTCTAAAAAGGGCAGCTTTCCCTTACACTCATCTGAGAGGCAATTATAAAAAGAGCTTCGTTGGACTTACTTTGATATGGTAAAAAAGTTCAATCTTCTATTAGAATTACCACTATTTTCACTTTTTGGGATCCACTCCGTAATAAGTTCATACAAACTTCTAATTTTGTTTTacccatataaaatatgaaaccTGAGATCGTGGAATGTCATATAGGTTATACTTGATCAGGTATTAACAGTGGTTGAAATTCCGTGTGCGCCCCTACTGAGATGAAGTTCAGCGAATTTGACAGCTTTGAACAACtatgagttttaaaatattttagcaTGTATTTGTCAGGTGAAGCTCCAGAAGTACAACACTGAAGCAGGTGGAGTAAAGTACAAGAATGGTTTGCATTGTGCTACTAGGATATTACAGACGGAAGGAGTATTACTCTTAACTTTTTCCAGATCCCTGTCTACCATTATCTATCCTGTTTGTTCAAATGTTGTTTAGCTAGGAAGTTCTGATCTCTTTACTTGGATGTTTTGCTTGTAGAAAGTGACACTCAAAAGTATATGTTAAATTGTTCAGTTGTTTGCAATCCAGTACTCATTGTTGGATAATCCTTTTTTCCTCTCAAAAGTAACATGCTGCTGGTATATATTTATGATGCCTGGGAgatgcatgcatgcattgcacaCACATACTCACACACATACATAGACACGTCCGTATATGTGTTCTGCACTCAAAAGTATATGTTAAAGTGACACTCAAAAGTATATGTTAAATTGTTCAGTTGTTTGCAATCCAGTACTCATTGTTGGATAATCCTTTTTTCCTCTCAAAAGTAACATGCTGcttgtatatatttatgatGCCTGGGAgatgcatgcatgcattgcacaCACATACATAGACACGTCCGTATATGTGTCTGCATTCACAACAAAATTTCTGGTTAACCAACTCGTATGAAGAAAACCGATATGAGGAAACAGCTTCTTTAATAGCATCGCCCAGAGTCCTGGTGTGTGCTGATCTAGGTTGGATCTGACAGGTTAAAGGGCTTTATCGAGGAGCTACATCTTCGTTCATCGGCATGGCCTTTGAAAGctcactttcttttggcatttaTTCGCAAACAAAACGGTTTCTTCAGGTTTGTTACGTGTTAATTCACATTCTGCTTAGAAATTCAATTAATTGCACATTTTTATGTTGAAAATATGTTGCTTGTACAACCAATAAACTAGTATCTGCTGTTTAGATGCTTTTGCAACTACACGATGCAGGTAACTACTATTTTATGAacatctcttttttcttttaaagggAGAAGTAGATGGTGGTAAGCCCCAGCCTTATGCAATAGTTCCTTCAGCAGCCTTTGGAGGAGCTATTATCAACTTCATACTATGCCCATCAGAACTGGTGAAGGTAAGTGATGCTAGAGTTGCTAACTTCCTGCTTTACTTGGAATACCATCGTTGTAATGTTGTTTTCCAGTGTAGGATGCAAGTTCAGGGCACTGATTTTATGGGACCGAAGTCCACTAGATTCAGCGGGCCCCTTGAGTGTGCCCTTAAAACAGTTCAACAGGAAGGGGTGAGAAATTTCTTGATCAACGCTGCTACTTCGGCTTAAGCTGTGCCTTCAAACTGACAAAGAATCTCTCCAGCTTACAGGCATGTTTCGAGGAGGCCTCGCAACCTTACTGAGAGAATCTGTGGGCAATGTTGTCTTCTTTAGCACTTACGAATATGCACGATATTTCATGCATCTACAACTGAAAGGTGCTTCATCTGAGCCGAGCCAATTGATTGATGTTGGAGTTGGAATAATGAGTGGTGGTCTTGGTGGTATAGCAGTGAGTATTATTGATTGGAGTTAATTCCTTTGGGTTCTGCTTCTTATCTTTGATTAAGATACTGTTTGTACTCTCAATGTGGAAGTAACATATGTAATTACATTCATGCTTCTGATTTTTCTTCAGTTCTGGTCTGCTGTTCTGCCATTGGATGTAGCTAAGACGATAATTCAAACTACCCCTGAGAAAAACCATTCAAGAAATCCCTTCTCGGTTCTAAATTTGGTATTTATCATAAACTCTTGtactttgaaatttgaaatactaGAAAGTGCATGATTTAGTTCATTATGGTAGATTTACCGGAGATCTGGACTTAGAGGATGCTATACAGGTTTAGGTCCTACACTGGTAAGAGCTTTTCCTGCTAATGCAGCGGCTATTGTCGCATGGGAGCTGTCTGCCAAGTTCTTGGGGATCAGGCGTGAccagtaatttttttttgatgctGCTTATTTCTTCTGCTTGCTGCTGGTTTTAAGCTTTAGTGTCTCTTGAGAAGGTCACCACATGATTC
The sequence above is a segment of the Solanum dulcamara chromosome 11, daSolDulc1.2, whole genome shotgun sequence genome. Coding sequences within it:
- the LOC129872037 gene encoding mitochondrial arginine transporter BAC1-like isoform X2, with product MEASSGYKDYVAGLMAGIATVITGHPFDTVKVKLQKYNTEAGGVKYKNGLHCATRILQTEGVKGLYRGATSSFIGMAFESSLSFGIYSQTKRFLQGEVDGGKPQPYAIVPSAAFGGAIINFILCPSELVKCRMQVQGTDFMGPKSTRFSGPLECALKTVQQEGLTGMFRGGLATLLRESVGNVVFFSTYEYARYFMHLQLKGASSEPSQLIDVGVGIMSGGLGGIAFWSAVLPLDVAKTIIQTTPEKNHSRNPFSVLNLIYRRSGLRGCYTGLGPTLVRAFPANAAAIVAWELSAKFLGIRRDQ
- the LOC129872037 gene encoding mitochondrial arginine transporter BAC1-like isoform X1, with the translated sequence MEASSGYKDYVAGLMAGIATVITGHPFDTVKVKLQKYNTEAGGVKYKNGLHCATRILQTEGVKGLYRGATSSFIGMAFESSLSFGIYSQTKRFLQGEVDGGKPQPYAIVPSAAFGGAIINFILCPSELVKVSDARVANFLLYLEYHRCNVVFQCRMQVQGTDFMGPKSTRFSGPLECALKTVQQEGLTGMFRGGLATLLRESVGNVVFFSTYEYARYFMHLQLKGASSEPSQLIDVGVGIMSGGLGGIAFWSAVLPLDVAKTIIQTTPEKNHSRNPFSVLNLIYRRSGLRGCYTGLGPTLVRAFPANAAAIVAWELSAKFLGIRRDQ
- the LOC129872037 gene encoding mitochondrial arginine transporter BAC1-like isoform X3; the encoded protein is MEASSGYKDYVAGLMAGIATVITGHPFDTVKVKLQKYNTEAGGVKYKNGLHCATRILQTEGVKGLYRGATSSFIGMAFESSLSFGIYSQTKRFLQGEVDGGKPQPYAIVPSAAFGGAIINFILCPSELVKVSDARVANFLLYLEYHRCNVVFQCRMQVQGTDFMGPKSTRFSGPLECALKTVQQEGLTGMFRGGLATLLRESVGNVVFFSTYEYARYFMHLQLKGASSEPSQLIDVGVGIMSGGLGGIAFWSAVLPLDVAKTIIQTTPEKNHSRNPFSVLNLV